Below is a genomic region from Deltaproteobacteria bacterium.
CAGCATCGAAACGAGAGTCGGGAAAATCGAGTTTCATGGCGTCCATTTGCATAAATTTAACTTCTGGACGTTGACCGAAAGCAGTTTGGGCTTTTGCAACAGCAACGTCTGATAATTCTATACCGATCAATTCTTTGCAGATAGGTATACTAGGAGCAATACCGCCTGCACCACAGCCGACATCAAGAATACTCATGTTTTCAATAGAATTATTTGAAGCCAGCAAAGAATGGACGGTTTCTGCTAACTCGACAGCGCGTATTTGATCCCAAAGTATTTCAGTTTGATAAGCTTGCCCTGATGCATATAGCCCATCCATGAACGATTTAATTTCGCCCACAGATGAACCAGAAGTGAATTGTGGTGTAGATGTGGTTGGTTTTGCTGAAATACTTTCTTCAGTGGAACGCGCGGGAATATGTATAATATGAGGCCTATTAAAATGTTTTTTAATCCGTTTAAGTAATGGTCCAATTATGGGAATCTGTTTTAGCCTTTGTTTGCTAAGTGACCAAAAAGCTCCTGATTGATCTTCACGAGGTAGCCATGGTTGCACTATTTCCCAAAAACCACGAACATGTAAAGAATTTTTACCTAAATTTGGTAGAGCCCGTTCTAAAGAAAACACCACAAATACTTCGTTAGCGAATACTGGTTTCATAGTTTTTGTGATTATGCTTAGCCATTGGCGTCCAATTCTACCAATTCGTCCTTTATGAACTATGGCCCAAGATGGATTAGTATCAAAAGATTCAATTTGGCTACCATAACGTATCAATTGTTTGCTTAAGTGAATGTGAAATTCATCAGGGGCTAGAATAGGCTGTGTGGTGGTGATGTGTTGTTTGACAAATAATAAAACATCACTCCAAAATTTATCGTTTGCAGGAAATGACACCGATAACTCCTTGACTAACACATGTTTAGAGTTTGCCCGTTTACGTTCATGAATTGCAAAAAATTGTCTAACATCGCTATCAGCTTTATCGCGTAGAGTACTGATTTGGCTTCTGCTTAATGCTTGATTGCGTGCAACTGCTTTAAATTGAGAATATTCTGCGAGATTAACAGATTCGATCCACTTTCGTTCAATTGCAATATTAAAATATTCGCTACCTGGTAATGGTGTAGCTATTGAGAATCCGAATACTGATGGCTCAATTTCTTTACATAGTTCTACAGAAGCAGCTATAGTTTCAGCAGTTTCACCGACATTACCAACCATAAAAGCAGCTATAGTTTCAATGCCAGCAGCGTGTGTTAGTTTAAAAGCACGTTTGATTTCAGCGATAGTGGTATCCTTTTTAATGGTATTAAGGATATCTTGATCGCCACTTTCGACTCCATAAAATAGCATCCAAAAACCGGCGTGGCGGGCTCGCTGTAGCAATTCTTCATCTAGTAATTTTTTGCTGACCCGAAATGGTGCCTTAAAAACCATTGTTTTGTGCAAATCACGTTTTTCAATTTCATTACAAACAGCATAGAACCAATCGCGATTGACGTTCATGGTATCATCTTGAAAAAATATTTCATTAATACCATATGATTTATGTAATAGTTCTACCTCATCAATTATATTACTTGGTGAACGAAACCTTATTTTTTTTCCAAAGACCGCATGTGTACAAAAAATGCAGCGATATGGGCAACCGCGCGACGCCATAATATGCATTGATGGTGGCTTTAAAACGGGATTTGCGCCAGGGTAACGATTAAGATCACCAGCAAGATCATATGCCGGAAATGGGAGATCATCCAAATTTGCAAGGGCTAGTTGAGGTTGAGCTATGAATATTTGGTTATTATGACGATAACAAATACCATGAATATTTTCTAAACTTGCATTGGTAGCTAAGGCAGCAGCAATTTGAGAAATAACTTTTTCACCTTCGCCAATACAGCTAATATCGATCGTAGGATTTTCGATTAATAATTGGTCTTTAACAGCCGATGGATGAGGTCCTCCAATGATTATTTTCATTTTTGGCAAAATAGTTTTAATTAGTGCAGCTAAAGCCAGTCCAGCAGCCGCCTGAAAAGTATTCATAGTTATACCAACGATATTTGCGTTGGTAGCAATTATTTGTCTGCAAACTTGTTGCTCATTAAGATTATCTATATCAGCATCAATATAGTGTACCCCATAACCTTCATGTCTAAGTATTGCTGCTAATGATAATAAGCCACGTGAAGGTAAAACACTCCAAAGTGAACCTGAACCATATCTTGAATTGGGTACAATAAGAGCAAAATTTATTTGATTTGGCATTAGGCTAGGAGACCTTTACTGTAAAGTGATCAATTATTGATCGCTTGAGTACAGAGACGTAGCCATTCATTCGCTACTTGCTGCCAATTGCGTGATAAAACGAGTTTACGTGTTGTAGCTAAAACTTGAGAATATTGTTCGCGCGCATTTAAAATTATTTTTAAAGCTTTTGCTAAAGCTTTAGCGCTATAAGGGTTAACTAGTTGTACAACTTCTTTATATGAGCCAACAACTTCGCGCAGTACGGGGATATCTGAACAAACAACAGGGCAGCCTAAAGCTAAAGCTTCTAATGGTGGAAAGCCAAAACCTTCATGTAGACTGGGAAATACTAAGGCTTTAGCTGATCTATACAAACCAGCAATATCTTCGCGACTGACTCTACCTAATATAAAAACATGATCACCAATTTCTGAGTCATCAAGTAAAGTTTGTAAGCGCGGTGGCATGCCTTGGATGCCGGTAAACACTAATCCAACATTTTGCTGCTGCTCATTAATTAGTATGGCTAGTGCGCGTACTGCTAAAGCATGATTTTTATAAGGACGAAATGCACTTGGATAAAAAAAGAAATTCTCAGGTATATGATAACGTTGTTGTAGATCTTTAAAGCTGGAATATTTTTGTTCGACAATATCGTTTGGTACGGCGTGAGGAATTACTGCAGTTTTAGATCGTTCTATTTGCAATTCATTGATAAGGTCATTTTCGCGAACCGTTTCACTTAAGCAGGCAGTTATTTTTGCCTCACTTGCAATTTCTTCGGTAAGCTTAAAAAGTTCGGCATTTTGTACCGGGTCATAACCTTCAGGGTAATATCGATAAACAATATCATGGACTACTAATAATAAAGGCGCACGTAAATCTGGCTTCACCGGTAGTCCAGGATAAGGCAAAAACCAAACATCACAAACAGTATTGCGTGCTAAACGAAATATATATGCATATTCACCACCAAAAAGACTTTCACGTAATGCTTTCCAGATAGCATTTACCCAAACCGGTCCTAAGCGAACTAAATGTTTAAAGGTCAAATAGGCAATGGTGATTAGAATATCAGTTAATAAAAGGGGTGAAAGCATGGCAATGGCAAGTAGCTTAATTATTTTTGCTGATCCTATTTCACCTAAGTGAGATAGAATTTTTGCAAGTAAGGCTCGCGGTAATCGTGGTCGCATCCAATGCTCAAGTCGCAACAAATACTTGCTCGTACGAAGCAGCCATTTGGCTATAGTTTGGCGATAGAGAATTCGCAATTTTTGTAAAACCCCTATAGGGGGCACAATAACTTCAACATTAAGTCCTTGGGTATATGCTAATAGTTCATGATGTATTTTGCGGTCATTACCGTTTAGTACTAATGCAACTTGTGGTGGTTGCGGTTGTTGTGACAAACCACGTAAAAGCTGGGCAACAAAAACACCGATACCTTCAGAAGGACGTAAGGTAAAACCAAAGTCACACCAAATACCAATTTTCACTTATTCTCACTCTCTATCTTTTGCACTCTCTCTTTTGCCCCAGTACGATAATGGGTTTTGGGGTTGTTGAGTATTTGTTG
It encodes:
- a CDS encoding methyltransferase domain-containing protein — encoded protein: MPNQINFALIVPNSRYGSGSLWSVLPSRGLLSLAAILRHEGYGVHYIDADIDNLNEQQVCRQIIATNANIVGITMNTFQAAAGLALAALIKTILPKMKIIIGGPHPSAVKDQLLIENPTIDISCIGEGEKVISQIAAALATNASLENIHGICYRHNNQIFIAQPQLALANLDDLPFPAYDLAGDLNRYPGANPVLKPPSMHIMASRGCPYRCIFCTHAVFGKKIRFRSPSNIIDEVELLHKSYGINEIFFQDDTMNVNRDWFYAVCNEIEKRDLHKTMVFKAPFRVSKKLLDEELLQRARHAGFWMLFYGVESGDQDILNTIKKDTTIAEIKRAFKLTHAAGIETIAAFMVGNVGETAETIAASVELCKEIEPSVFGFSIATPLPGSEYFNIAIERKWIESVNLAEYSQFKAVARNQALSRSQISTLRDKADSDVRQFFAIHERKRANSKHVLVKELSVSFPANDKFWSDVLLFVKQHITTTQPILAPDEFHIHLSKQLIRYGSQIESFDTNPSWAIVHKGRIGRIGRQWLSIITKTMKPVFANEVFVVFSLERALPNLGKNSLHVRGFWEIVQPWLPREDQSGAFWSLSKQRLKQIPIIGPLLKRIKKHFNRPHIIHIPARSTEESISAKPTTSTPQFTSGSSVGEIKSFMDGLYASGQAYQTEILWDQIRAVELAETVHSLLASNNSIENMSILDVGCGAGGIAPSIPICKELIGIELSDVAVAKAQTAFGQRPEVKFMQMDAMKLDFPDSRFDAVVAREVLEHLPNMEKSVAESFRVLKPGGIYVVTSPNRDSLHLRINRALDYKDFTCSHDHVHEFTYDEMCSALTSAGFLIDDSAGVFLQPYWGISGIDQYVRHLTDNDPQIVEMLRILGRKVGAQYAFCYAIRAKKPTSK
- a CDS encoding glycosyltransferase — translated: MKIGIWCDFGFTLRPSEGIGVFVAQLLRGLSQQPQPPQVALVLNGNDRKIHHELLAYTQGLNVEVIVPPIGVLQKLRILYRQTIAKWLLRTSKYLLRLEHWMRPRLPRALLAKILSHLGEIGSAKIIKLLAIAMLSPLLLTDILITIAYLTFKHLVRLGPVWVNAIWKALRESLFGGEYAYIFRLARNTVCDVWFLPYPGLPVKPDLRAPLLLVVHDIVYRYYPEGYDPVQNAELFKLTEEIASEAKITACLSETVRENDLINELQIERSKTAVIPHAVPNDIVEQKYSSFKDLQQRYHIPENFFFYPSAFRPYKNHALAVRALAILINEQQQNVGLVFTGIQGMPPRLQTLLDDSEIGDHVFILGRVSREDIAGLYRSAKALVFPSLHEGFGFPPLEALALGCPVVCSDIPVLREVVGSYKEVVQLVNPYSAKALAKALKIILNAREQYSQVLATTRKLVLSRNWQQVANEWLRLCTQAINN